One genomic region from Rothia dentocariosa ATCC 17931 encodes:
- a CDS encoding DsbA family protein has protein sequence MSQDAREKARQIAAKQSKRGNVATNRRWIQLTVLGVVVVIVFVIGFVYINGQNNKVPESGPVPASSNEYGGIVLTKDGIVQNSSTRDTRNYKELGDSNASYTPSVNGTPQAGKKLPLGVQSADEASKNGKPVRVTIFQDYNCVHCHEFEDQYGEELKKQVQEGNIELEIRNLTFLDQNSPTQYSARTANAAYAVANQVSADKFLDFQKELFSHQGTGDLNNQQIADIASKYGANIGSDMNDNKWRSLVDVVTAESSKNDIGGTPTVFVDGEQYTSNDFTGFLQGKIDAKKNNNNPQQ, from the coding sequence ATGTCCCAGGACGCCCGCGAGAAGGCCCGCCAAATTGCGGCTAAACAATCAAAGCGCGGCAATGTCGCGACGAACCGTCGATGGATACAACTTACCGTACTCGGCGTAGTCGTTGTTATTGTTTTCGTTATTGGCTTTGTTTATATCAATGGTCAGAACAATAAAGTACCCGAATCGGGTCCTGTGCCTGCGAGTTCGAATGAGTACGGCGGAATTGTGCTGACTAAGGACGGAATCGTCCAAAACTCCTCAACACGAGACACCCGTAACTATAAGGAACTAGGGGACTCTAACGCCTCCTACACTCCCTCGGTGAATGGTACCCCGCAGGCGGGCAAGAAGCTGCCACTCGGCGTTCAGTCGGCAGATGAAGCCTCTAAGAACGGTAAACCGGTGCGCGTGACGATCTTCCAAGACTACAATTGCGTGCACTGCCATGAGTTTGAGGATCAGTACGGCGAGGAACTGAAGAAACAGGTTCAAGAGGGCAACATCGAACTCGAAATCCGTAACCTGACCTTCCTCGATCAGAATTCGCCCACCCAGTACTCGGCACGTACCGCTAATGCCGCATACGCCGTTGCTAACCAGGTGAGTGCAGATAAATTCTTGGACTTCCAGAAAGAACTGTTTAGCCACCAGGGAACCGGCGACCTGAACAACCAGCAGATCGCCGATATAGCATCTAAATACGGTGCAAATATCGGTTCGGATATGAACGATAACAAGTGGCGTTCTCTTGTGGATGTTGTGACCGCAGAATCCTCGAAGAATGACATTGGGGGCACCCCGACCGTTTTTGTGGATGGTGAACAATACACCAGCAATGACTTCACTGGCTTCCTGCAGGGGAAGATCGACGCCAAGAAGAATAACAATAACCCGCAGCAGTAA
- a CDS encoding acyltransferase family protein, translated as MHQQAAQTPTVSSPSNSYPLENFIETRGFRPEIQGLRAFAVLLVVLYHVWFGRVSGGVDVFLFISAFLLSLSNMRKINEGRPLNLFTYWLHVFQRLLPVATVTIAGTTIASFFILPPSRWADMLADAKGSLFYYQNWHLAFNSVDYYAQNAASKTPFQHFWSLSIQGQIFILWPLLFALVAYLVHRFRWNLFTTTILVFDTVFVASLTFSIIETETNQGFAYFDTRTRLWEFAVGTLLAMVTLKWKAPEKARVIMGWIGVFGLVTCGAFLPVQRSFPGFLALYPVVSGALVIMAGRTNSRWGVDRWLVSKPLQSLGNISYALYLVHWPILILYSTAVEKPHVNFLEGTAIIAVSIGLAWVLIQFVEKPLRYRKDPFIPWLMKILRFKRVFAVKTWADQLAFLAATFLLAGIPLAGAQAWVNYSNTQASIQAETQTQTATDNHLGARAIGTDQALMHDDPIPNGDLKNQYEMLSDGKCEGNFALSHDSLKKYCSSQKNGTDDSPLMMVVGNSHAEQAMAMFKPVAEQSKVNMQSILLGGCQYPQQDASSSNECAEFNRDVTEEILQRKPQTVVIIATIAEARSNEERIDPALEETVKKFTDAGIQVVGVRDNPRYDYNVYECAQKAGDDLESCARPVSEKLAEKNPAQEVFDKYKDKGAVLVDMTDLYCPEGMCQPVVGNVYVYIDENHVSKAYGRTMAKTMLERAAKGGWIPTGMLSL; from the coding sequence ATGCATCAGCAAGCGGCGCAAACCCCGACTGTATCATCACCCTCAAACTCTTACCCCCTCGAAAACTTTATTGAAACTCGGGGATTCCGCCCCGAAATTCAGGGTCTGCGTGCATTCGCAGTACTCCTGGTAGTGCTATACCATGTCTGGTTTGGTAGGGTATCCGGCGGCGTGGACGTCTTTCTATTCATCTCGGCGTTCCTGCTTTCACTCTCGAATATGCGCAAAATCAACGAGGGCAGGCCGCTTAACCTCTTCACATACTGGCTACACGTGTTCCAACGCTTGCTTCCGGTAGCGACCGTAACCATTGCGGGAACGACCATCGCATCATTTTTTATCCTACCGCCAAGCCGCTGGGCCGATATGCTCGCGGATGCGAAGGGGTCCCTCTTTTACTACCAGAACTGGCATCTTGCTTTTAACTCGGTAGATTACTATGCGCAAAACGCAGCATCGAAAACCCCGTTCCAGCACTTCTGGTCGCTGTCTATTCAGGGACAGATTTTTATTCTGTGGCCGTTGCTCTTCGCGCTGGTCGCATACCTTGTGCATCGTTTCCGCTGGAATCTGTTCACGACAACCATTTTGGTTTTCGATACGGTCTTTGTGGCATCTTTGACATTTTCGATTATTGAAACCGAGACAAACCAGGGGTTCGCATACTTCGATACCCGCACCCGTCTCTGGGAATTTGCTGTCGGGACGCTGCTCGCCATGGTAACCCTCAAATGGAAGGCCCCTGAGAAGGCGCGCGTCATCATGGGGTGGATCGGCGTTTTTGGGCTTGTGACCTGTGGCGCCTTCCTGCCCGTGCAGCGCTCCTTTCCCGGATTCTTAGCGCTGTATCCAGTAGTTTCAGGTGCTCTCGTCATTATGGCGGGCCGTACCAACAGTCGGTGGGGTGTAGACCGCTGGCTGGTCTCTAAACCTCTGCAGAGTCTTGGCAATATCTCCTACGCCCTATACCTAGTGCACTGGCCCATCCTGATCTTGTACAGCACCGCTGTGGAGAAACCCCACGTGAACTTTCTCGAAGGAACCGCCATTATTGCGGTATCTATTGGCTTAGCCTGGGTTCTGATCCAGTTCGTGGAGAAACCGCTGCGTTACCGTAAAGACCCTTTCATTCCCTGGCTGATGAAAATACTGCGGTTTAAGAGGGTTTTCGCGGTCAAAACGTGGGCCGATCAGCTTGCCTTCCTGGCCGCAACCTTTTTACTGGCAGGAATACCTCTTGCCGGTGCGCAGGCGTGGGTAAACTACTCCAATACTCAGGCGAGTATTCAGGCAGAAACACAGACCCAGACTGCAACCGATAATCACTTAGGTGCTCGCGCCATCGGCACAGATCAGGCACTCATGCACGACGACCCTATCCCCAATGGTGATTTGAAGAATCAATACGAGATGTTGAGCGACGGCAAATGCGAAGGCAATTTTGCCCTCTCTCATGACTCACTCAAGAAGTACTGCTCTTCGCAGAAGAACGGAACAGATGATTCGCCGCTTATGATGGTCGTCGGCAACTCCCACGCGGAACAGGCAATGGCCATGTTCAAACCCGTTGCCGAGCAGTCCAAAGTTAATATGCAGTCGATCCTCTTAGGCGGATGCCAGTATCCGCAGCAGGATGCATCATCCTCGAACGAGTGCGCCGAGTTTAACCGGGACGTCACCGAAGAAATTCTGCAGCGTAAGCCGCAGACCGTGGTGATTATCGCAACCATCGCGGAGGCACGGTCTAATGAGGAGCGCATCGACCCGGCCTTGGAGGAAACGGTCAAGAAATTCACGGACGCCGGAATACAGGTGGTCGGTGTGCGCGATAACCCGCGGTACGACTACAACGTATACGAATGCGCACAGAAGGCGGGAGACGACCTGGAATCCTGCGCGCGCCCGGTCTCTGAGAAATTGGCTGAAAAGAACCCCGCCCAAGAGGTCTTTGACAAATACAAGGATAAGGGCGCGGTGCTGGTAGATATGACTGACCTGTACTGCCCGGAAGGAATGTGCCAACCGGTTGTCGGGAACGTCTACGTGTACATAGACGAGAACCATGTGAGCAAGGCATACGGGCGTACTATGGCGAAAACTATGCTTGAACGCGCCGCCAAGGGTGGTTGGATACCCACTGGCATGCTCTCGCTCTAA
- a CDS encoding ABC transporter ATP-binding protein: MKTVTERTLRVDNVSLGYGAQPIVKDLSLEFPQGKVTAIIGPNGCGKSTLLRGVSRLLHPLDGEFLLDGKPTHQYSMKGFARMVGLMPQHPIAPEGITVADLVSRGRYPYQGLFKRNSAEDDEAVAWALEATDTMSLAERQVTELSGGQRQRVWIAMALAQETDILLLDEPTTYLDLAHQVELLDLLADLNEERGTTMIMVLHELNLAARVADYLIAMKDGQIVSRGSAHEVLTSRNLNDIFGLKAEVADPFSDGSVVVVPLHRSAHASQKILDDVNP, from the coding sequence ATGAAAACCGTAACTGAGCGTACTCTGCGCGTAGACAACGTGAGCCTAGGATACGGCGCACAGCCTATCGTCAAAGACCTGAGCTTAGAATTCCCGCAGGGCAAGGTCACCGCCATTATCGGCCCCAACGGATGCGGTAAATCCACGCTTCTGCGGGGTGTTTCGCGACTCTTGCATCCCCTTGACGGCGAGTTTTTGCTCGATGGTAAGCCTACGCATCAGTACTCCATGAAGGGGTTCGCACGCATGGTCGGGCTTATGCCGCAGCATCCTATTGCGCCTGAAGGTATTACTGTTGCCGATTTGGTTTCGCGGGGACGCTATCCCTATCAAGGGCTTTTCAAACGTAATAGTGCCGAAGATGATGAGGCGGTAGCCTGGGCCCTAGAGGCCACCGATACGATGTCGCTCGCCGAACGTCAGGTAACCGAGCTTTCCGGCGGGCAGCGCCAGCGCGTGTGGATTGCGATGGCGCTTGCGCAGGAGACCGATATTCTGCTGTTGGATGAGCCGACCACCTACCTTGACCTGGCGCATCAGGTGGAGCTGCTGGATTTACTAGCGGACCTGAACGAAGAACGCGGCACCACCATGATTATGGTGCTGCACGAGCTGAATCTCGCCGCTCGCGTTGCAGACTATCTGATCGCCATGAAGGACGGGCAGATCGTCAGTCGCGGATCTGCTCACGAGGTGCTGACCTCCAGAAATCTTAACGATATTTTTGGGCTCAAGGCCGAGGTTGCTGATCCGTTTAGTGACGGGAGCGTGGTGGTGGTGCCGCTTCATCGGTCTGCGCACGCTTCGCAGAAGATACTGGACGACGTAAACCCCTGA
- a CDS encoding SGNH/GDSL hydrolase family protein encodes MLKLDKNARLHGEPVRYVAMGDSFTEGVGDVDTDRPNQVRGWADRVAEAIGSVDAQAQYANLAIRGLLMHQIVDQQLEAALELRPNLVSFYGGGNDIISLNVNIDEIISHAERAFAALRAEGIEVLTITGLDVKGEGPFARTRPRTALYNELLRTVSDDYGVHIIDYWRMDDFLDWRLWADDRLHMNELGHQRFAYHVLTQFGLGHLAQDVNLIAGEEEPPPLRERVAESAYWVRTHALPWMGRQLTGRSLGDGLSARYPNLVPAAGLGEPVELEE; translated from the coding sequence ATGCTCAAACTCGATAAAAATGCCAGACTGCACGGCGAACCTGTGCGTTATGTGGCGATGGGCGACTCGTTTACCGAAGGCGTGGGTGATGTCGATACCGACCGCCCCAACCAGGTGCGTGGCTGGGCAGATCGCGTTGCGGAAGCTATCGGCTCAGTCGATGCTCAGGCGCAGTACGCTAACTTGGCGATCCGCGGGCTTTTGATGCACCAGATTGTCGATCAGCAACTGGAGGCAGCCTTAGAACTGAGACCGAACCTTGTTAGCTTCTACGGCGGCGGCAATGACATTATTAGCCTAAACGTGAATATAGATGAGATTATCTCGCACGCAGAGCGAGCCTTTGCGGCTCTGCGCGCGGAAGGAATCGAGGTTCTGACGATTACGGGCCTAGACGTGAAGGGAGAGGGACCCTTTGCTCGGACCCGTCCGCGTACCGCCCTGTATAACGAGCTTCTGCGCACGGTGTCGGATGATTATGGTGTGCACATTATCGATTACTGGCGTATGGACGATTTTCTGGACTGGCGGCTGTGGGCTGACGACCGCCTGCATATGAATGAGTTGGGGCATCAGCGCTTTGCATACCATGTGCTGACGCAGTTTGGGCTGGGGCATCTGGCGCAGGATGTGAACCTTATCGCCGGTGAAGAAGAGCCTCCGCCGCTGCGTGAGAGAGTTGCCGAGAGTGCGTATTGGGTAAGAACGCATGCTCTGCCTTGGATGGGTCGGCAGCTGACTGGGCGCAGCTTGGGGGATGGACTAAGCGCGAGGTACCCGAATTTGGTTCCTGCCGCTGGTCTTGGCGAGCCGGTAGAACTCGAAGAATAA
- the rpmB gene encoding 50S ribosomal protein L28 — MAAVCQVTGAVPGFGHSISHSHRRNKRRFDPNVQKKTYWVPSLRRKVTLNVSAKGIKVIDARGIDAVVAEIIARGEKI, encoded by the coding sequence ATGGCAGCAGTCTGCCAGGTGACCGGAGCTGTTCCCGGCTTTGGACACAGCATTTCGCACTCGCATCGCCGCAATAAGCGTCGATTCGATCCGAACGTTCAGAAGAAGACCTATTGGGTTCCTTCGCTTCGCCGTAAGGTGACCCTGAACGTGTCCGCTAAGGGCATTAAGGTTATCGATGCTCGTGGCATTGATGCCGTGGTCGCAGAAATCATCGCACGCGGGGAGAAGATCTAG
- the rpmG gene encoding 50S ribosomal protein L33 produces MASKAKDLRPIIKLKSTAGTGYTYVTRKNRRNNPDRMVLKKYDPVVRKHVDFREER; encoded by the coding sequence ATGGCATCCAAGGCTAAGGACCTGCGTCCTATTATCAAACTCAAGTCCACTGCAGGCACCGGGTACACCTATGTAACCCGTAAGAATCGCCGCAATAATCCTGACCGTATGGTGCTAAAGAAGTACGATCCCGTGGTTCGCAAGCACGTTGACTTCCGAGAGGAGCGCTAA
- the rpsN gene encoding 30S ribosomal protein S14, whose protein sequence is MAKKSKIARNEQRKVIVARYDEKRRELKKTLVNENATPEEREAARVALQKLPRNASPVRVRNRDQIDGRPRGTFQKFGISRVRFREMAHRGELPGITKSSW, encoded by the coding sequence ATGGCTAAGAAGTCAAAGATCGCTCGTAACGAGCAGCGCAAGGTCATCGTAGCTCGCTACGACGAGAAGCGTCGAGAACTGAAGAAGACGCTGGTGAACGAGAACGCTACCCCCGAGGAGCGCGAAGCAGCACGTGTAGCTTTGCAGAAGCTACCCCGCAACGCATCTCCCGTCCGCGTTCGCAACCGTGACCAGATCGACGGTCGTCCGCGCGGTACCTTCCAGAAGTTTGGTATCTCCCGCGTACGCTTCCGCGAGATGGCACACCGTGGCGAATTGCCCGGTATTACTAAGTCAAGCTGGTAA
- a CDS encoding HU family DNA-binding protein has product MAKNRTELVAEVAEKSGKSQATVNAVLDAVFQAFETSVSKGEKITIPGWLAIERTDRAARTGRNPQTGETIQIPAGHGVKLTAGSKLKAAVATKKKATKATSKKKK; this is encoded by the coding sequence ATGGCTAAGAACCGTACCGAACTTGTTGCAGAGGTAGCAGAGAAGTCTGGCAAGAGCCAGGCAACCGTGAACGCAGTGCTCGACGCAGTGTTCCAGGCTTTCGAGACCTCCGTCTCTAAGGGCGAGAAGATCACCATCCCCGGCTGGTTGGCTATCGAGCGTACCGACCGTGCAGCTCGTACCGGTCGCAATCCGCAGACCGGTGAAACCATCCAGATTCCCGCTGGTCACGGTGTGAAGCTGACCGCAGGCTCCAAGCTGAAGGCAGCAGTCGCTACCAAGAAGAAGGCCACCAAGGCCACCTCCAAGAAGAAGAAGTAA
- a CDS encoding copper resistance CopC family protein has product MRTMMRTLAAVLLASLMLFGGAAAQAHDELVSSDPAANATLTQAPAELNLTYSANLMNIEGGNRVRVVDSTGASVAEGEPQVKGTTVTQPLKIKDASADETYTVTWRVVSSDGHPIQGTYTFSVGAGKAAAPSQDAGTGESSQAAADTQNSTKSDSDSGVNWWLIGGGVGAFVVLAVGILALLKKRSA; this is encoded by the coding sequence ATGCGCACCATGATGCGTACCCTGGCGGCGGTTTTGCTCGCTAGCCTGATGCTTTTCGGCGGTGCCGCAGCGCAGGCGCATGACGAACTGGTCTCTTCCGACCCCGCCGCGAACGCAACTTTGACGCAGGCACCTGCCGAGCTGAACCTGACCTACAGCGCGAACCTCATGAATATTGAGGGCGGAAACCGCGTGCGCGTAGTCGATTCGACTGGCGCATCCGTAGCTGAAGGCGAGCCACAGGTAAAGGGAACGACCGTCACCCAGCCGCTCAAGATCAAGGATGCGAGCGCCGACGAGACTTATACCGTCACCTGGCGCGTAGTCTCCTCGGACGGGCACCCTATTCAGGGAACCTATACGTTCAGCGTTGGCGCAGGTAAAGCCGCAGCACCCTCGCAGGATGCGGGCACTGGCGAATCTTCGCAGGCCGCGGCTGATACCCAGAACTCCACTAAGTCAGATTCCGATTCCGGAGTGAATTGGTGGCTGATTGGCGGCGGTGTAGGTGCCTTCGTCGTGCTGGCTGTGGGGATTCTCGCCCTGCTCAAAAAACGTTCCGCATAA
- a CDS encoding copper chaperone PCu(A)C, giving the protein MKKFQAHHKLMALSSVALAGILTLNACGSTNTNSDSSASATSSSSAAASGSAQSSSGPIKIENTWAKATDGGMTGVFGKITNTSDHDVKVVSATSTATDEVQLHTTVKDSNGSTKMQQVQEFMVKAGETLELKPGGNHIMLMGLNCSLSAGASTTVTLKTEDGATLEFKPEARDYSGAKEEYQGDAQSTGSASADASASASGDSHDGHEHSHEHGHGDGEHSDHEHSHGDGEHSDHEHGTHEHGEHSDHDHMSGEASGSASAKPQCK; this is encoded by the coding sequence ATGAAGAAATTTCAGGCTCACCACAAGCTGATGGCTTTGAGCTCCGTAGCTCTCGCTGGGATTCTTACCCTGAACGCTTGTGGCTCTACCAACACGAACTCTGATTCGAGTGCATCCGCAACGAGCTCTTCCAGCGCAGCAGCAAGCGGTTCGGCACAGTCGTCTTCAGGCCCGATCAAGATTGAGAACACCTGGGCTAAGGCAACCGACGGTGGTATGACCGGCGTTTTCGGCAAGATTACCAATACCAGCGATCACGATGTGAAGGTCGTCTCGGCAACCTCGACTGCGACCGATGAAGTGCAGCTGCACACCACGGTCAAGGACTCCAACGGAAGCACCAAGATGCAGCAGGTGCAGGAATTTATGGTGAAAGCGGGGGAGACCCTGGAGCTGAAGCCCGGAGGCAACCACATTATGCTGATGGGTCTGAACTGCTCGCTCTCGGCGGGTGCCAGCACCACGGTAACCCTCAAGACTGAGGACGGCGCAACCCTGGAGTTCAAGCCTGAGGCACGTGACTACTCTGGCGCTAAGGAAGAATACCAGGGCGATGCACAGTCCACCGGCTCGGCTTCGGCGGACGCATCCGCATCGGCCTCAGGTGACTCTCATGACGGCCACGAGCACAGCCACGAGCATGGTCACGGGGATGGCGAGCACTCTGATCATGAGCATAGTCATGGGGATGGTGAACACTCCGATCATGAACATGGTACGCATGAACACGGTGAGCACAGCGACCACGACCATATGAGCGGCGAAGCCTCGGGGAGCGCATCCGCAAAACCGCAGTGTAAGTAG
- a CDS encoding Dyp-type peroxidase, with the protein MTAENDKMGTPQPPHEPSSTGANEPQEGTAGMAEGSAAEDSLRHHDTRSAESPGVRRRTALAGAFLGVGAGVAVGAGARGLIAPGHETGAHETVPAQQALTTQTVNFYGDKQAGIMTPPQAHARFIALDLNDGLDASGVQRLLRILTSDAAALTAGQTPLTDQEPELVQAPAHLTITFGFGEKIFDIVAPAKKPAWLKPLPAFPKIDQLQQKWNGGDLLLQICGDNPLTVSHAQRMLTKDTRSFGRIRWVQEGFLSAFGTGQGTPRNLFGQVDGTVNPVEDPHETPGRGGGSAHEIVWGEGNAEQNFPQAWEPGGTSVVIRRIHMNLDTWDEVDTPAREDAIGRKLSNGAPLTGNDEFDDPDFDKLDNLGFEVIAPYAHIRRAHGTELEKKPWERILRRGYNYDEPVFNASGFSEHGQISGGISDAGLIFVAYQADPVAQFVPIQKRLEQLDMLNTWTVPVGSAVFAIPAGVREEGGYIGESLFT; encoded by the coding sequence ATGACGGCGGAGAATGACAAGATGGGTACCCCGCAGCCTCCGCATGAGCCTTCTTCGACGGGGGCCAACGAGCCGCAGGAGGGTACCGCCGGGATGGCTGAAGGATCGGCAGCTGAGGACTCTTTGCGACATCATGACACCCGGTCTGCGGAATCCCCAGGGGTGCGTCGCCGTACCGCGCTCGCCGGTGCTTTCCTGGGGGTGGGTGCCGGTGTTGCCGTTGGGGCTGGCGCGCGCGGCCTGATAGCGCCGGGGCATGAAACGGGTGCGCACGAGACTGTACCCGCGCAGCAGGCGCTGACCACTCAAACCGTAAATTTTTATGGCGATAAGCAGGCTGGGATTATGACCCCGCCACAGGCTCATGCGCGTTTTATTGCCCTTGACCTGAACGATGGGCTGGATGCTTCCGGGGTGCAGCGTCTGTTGAGGATTCTGACCTCCGATGCGGCCGCCCTGACTGCAGGGCAGACTCCGCTGACGGATCAGGAACCTGAGCTTGTGCAGGCTCCCGCACATTTGACTATCACATTCGGGTTCGGCGAAAAGATTTTTGATATTGTGGCACCCGCCAAAAAACCGGCGTGGCTTAAACCTCTCCCAGCGTTCCCGAAGATCGACCAACTGCAGCAGAAGTGGAACGGCGGTGATCTGCTTCTGCAGATTTGCGGGGATAATCCGCTGACGGTCTCGCATGCCCAGCGGATGCTCACCAAAGACACCCGCTCCTTCGGGCGTATCCGCTGGGTGCAAGAGGGCTTTCTGAGCGCCTTCGGTACCGGTCAGGGCACTCCACGTAATCTCTTCGGCCAGGTAGACGGCACCGTGAACCCGGTCGAAGACCCTCACGAGACACCCGGGCGCGGCGGCGGGTCGGCACACGAGATCGTGTGGGGTGAGGGGAACGCTGAGCAGAACTTCCCCCAGGCCTGGGAACCGGGCGGTACCTCCGTGGTGATTAGGCGCATCCACATGAACCTGGATACCTGGGATGAGGTCGATACCCCCGCTCGCGAAGACGCTATCGGGCGTAAGCTCTCTAATGGTGCCCCCTTGACTGGCAATGATGAATTTGATGACCCCGACTTTGATAAGCTCGATAACCTGGGCTTTGAAGTCATCGCCCCGTATGCGCATATCCGCCGGGCGCACGGCACCGAGCTTGAGAAGAAGCCGTGGGAACGTATCCTGCGGCGCGGCTATAACTATGATGAACCGGTCTTCAACGCCTCCGGGTTCTCAGAACACGGGCAGATCAGCGGCGGCATTTCGGATGCGGGGCTGATTTTCGTGGCCTACCAGGCAGACCCGGTGGCGCAGTTTGTGCCTATTCAGAAACGGCTTGAACAACTGGATATGCTTAACACATGGACGGTTCCGGTGGGATCAGCCGTGTTCGCAATTCCTGCCGGGGTACGTGAGGAAGGCGGGTATATCGGCGAAAGCCTCTTCACTTAG